The Eremothecium gossypii ATCC 10895 chromosome VII, complete sequence nucleotide sequence GCCACCAAAGTCCTCTGCACCACCAGTTGAGCCACCAAAGTCTtctgctccaccagctgagccaccaaagtcttctgctccaccagctgagccaccaaagtctactgctccaccagctgagccaccaaagtctactgctccaccagctgagccaccaaagtctactgctccaccagctgccTCACAACCACCAGTCCAATCGACTTCCACCTCTGTTGTGCCTACTGTCCCAACAGTTCCTGTTCAGTCATCGGCTGGCGCTAACAAGCTAGCAGTCGGCGGCGTGGCCGGTGTCTTGGGTGCTTTGGCCTTCATCATTTAATTGCACACAGTTTTGAATTTGCTGCCAGGCAGCTTTACCACAGTTTTGAAACCGCGCGGCCTACATATATACCTTGAGATGCCACGCACATCAGCGGTTTTACTTAATTTTCGTTCGTTAGACAGATGTTATGTAAGATCCTAAGTCTACAGTTTACAGATAAACTTAATAATATTAAATTGTCGTTAGCTTATTCTGTTCACCTTTGGTATATCAATATGTAGGCAGTCTTGGAATCTGATGCTTCGTCTCCACGCTTGAAAACATCCTCCTGTCTGATTTCTGTAACGTTATTATCATCGATCCTGTACCATTTATCCTGTGTCTGATGTAGGACATCCGCGGTGTAGTGTCCTCCGCTGGGGGACAACCCGTGATGATACACAACACCAGTTAATCTATAGGTAGTATCCTTACCGGATAGATAAAACTTCGCATTCACCGAGGATAAAGCCTCCTTAGGAATCGTCAGCTCCTGATCGTATCTGATCCACTTGCGGATTTTTTCTATGCGGCCGTTGTACGCGTTGTAGTTAATAAGCTCACGTCTCTCTGAGCTGTTGTTTACAAACTCAAACCGTTTCAACTGTATTAATAGAACACGCGGTAGCCGGTCCAAAAATGCCTGTTTTTTTGCTTCTACATCGTTACCAGAATCGGCCTTGTAGGATAAGTATTCAAAGTCGCTGAATTTCTTGAAGGCAGATTCGAGATCGTTGACCTCTGGGTCGGATATATGCAGATGCAGGGTGTAGAAAGGATCCAGAGTAATAGAATGCGATTCCTTATTCTGGGGAATGTCCAGCACAGAACGGTACTCACCGCCAAATATGGACATTATAGGAGATGGCTCTAGTTCCGTAGTTCTCTTAACAGTATTCCTTGTCTTTTTCCCCTTCTTGCTGACTTCATGCCATTCGGATGAATTCTCGGAACCTTCAGAGGTATCATATTCCAAAGCACTGCCGTATTTATCAATCAACGCCTTAAGTTCTGAACTCATGTTTTTTATGAATTCCGCACGCTTGTACTTGGACAAAGACCTAACGAATTCCGCCTTCAAATCGTCATCGGAGAGGCTCTGCAGCAGATGAATCATGTCACTACAACTCAAAGAGTTGATCGATGACACAAATTCTTCGTGCAACTGATCGAGAAAATGCGTCAAAAACTCCTCTGCATCTTCCTGGTGGCCCCACTGAAGATCCTTAAACATTGGCAGCTTTGAAATGCACTTATAGAAATGCTCTGGATCGATAGCATCGGGTTGACTGGACCTGTTAGCCTTCGCGGACTTGCCGTTACCGTTGCTTTGTTTATCGTTTTTGTCCTTGTCCGCATGCAACTTCTCAAATTCCTTATAAAATTCGAGACATGAACCTAGCAGAGGGGGTAACAGTGTCCACGACTTGACGCCCGTTCTCGCATGAACAACATTTAACATCTCAATAAAAGGCTCACAAAATAGAAGGACCTGTAATACGGATGACATGAAGCATATATTACCTTTGTTCATAATACCTCGTGGGATACCAAGCTTGATAGCTTTTGCGGATTCCGGCATGGTGCTGCTCACATAGTTTATGTAGTCTTTATCAAGGCACATCCGTAGTGCCACTGTTCCCAATGGCTCAGAACCTTTGATGCTGGAAGGAATATATCTCTTTTCTTTCTTCGCAGCGAGGGAAACGTTGGCCGGTATTGGCTTCTTGCTAGCAGCATTCGAGGCAACCTGCGACCAAGACTTCATCGTGCGGCCTGAGGGCTCGCCTTTTTTCTCTTCAGATTTCAGAGGCGTGTTGGCGGGAGCAGGCACGTCGTCGCGCTTTTTCTGAGAAGCTACAGAGGGTTTCTGGTCTTCGCGGCGTGGGGATGTGAATACTTTCTGCGACGTGGTGTCTACATCTGCCTCCTTTGGCTCCCTCGGCGTGGCCTGTGGAACTTCTGCTTCCTTCCGCGCATGCGGCTCTTCTTTCCGTGTGTCTCTTTTTTCAACTTTCTCATTCTCTACCGCATTTGTAGCGCCATGTGCCCCGCCGGGTGCCGGCGCATCGCGCTGCTTCTGTTCCGAAGCAGCCCGCTTGTCCTTCTCCTCGCGCGCGACCGGGGCCTTTCTCCCGTCCAACTCTCTCAGCGCCTCGAGTCGCAGCATGTGCCGCTTCAGCTTCGCCTGCGCAAACTCCTCTGGTGTCGTGTTCACATACATTGGATACTCGATCTTCAGCCCGTCAACGCGCACGCAGTTGCTGTTCCCCAACTCGAACTTGAACAGATTCTTGATAGTCACCTGCACCGGCCGCCCCTCCGCCCCGCCggccccgccgcccgctccgccgcccgcctGCTCCTTCTTGTAGTTCGTGCCGTTCCCGTagaacttcttcttcaCCGGCACCGCCCCCTGTCCGGGCCCGCCGTAGCCTCCGTAGGTCATGGCCGGCTGATGATACCCCATGTATTGCATCGTCTGTGATGGGTAGATCTCAATACCGACCGGATACCCATAGTTGTACTGCGAATGGTATGCATTCGAGTACAGGTACGAGttcgctgctgctgctggtggcATCTGCGTTGCAGGAGGCACAGGCGATGCGGGATACATCGAATAACTTCCTTGATTCTCCTTTGGATCTGGCATATTCTGGTAACTATGCGTGCGGATAGTCGGACTTCACACGTAACACGGCTAGCGGTCTTCTTTGGTACTACGACAGTTGCGTTCGAGCGATATTAAAAGCGGTAAAAGCTGCTTTTCACATTGCGACGCTTTCTGAACTGAACTCCAGCAAGCAAACGTTGATAGTGATCGGTTGGAGCAAGGCATCGGTCGATTATTGTAGTCCACCAGGGCTCCTTGAGGACTTGGTAGGCGGTTTAATAGGCGTTAATGGGTCTGTGGAATGGGCCTGCCAAGTTCTGTGGGGCTAATGTCTCAAACGGTCGCGCAATGGGTCGGGATCGGGCCCGCCTGCCCAGCCAGGATCAAACAACATTCAGATGCAGCTTGAGCCATTCGTCAATGCTTGTGATGCCTAGCACGAAGACCTGCGCGCCCGGACCTGTGGAAAAGTGGCGCAGAACGCGCAGATCTGTCTGCAGCAGTATGGCGAAGGCAAAAAGATGCTCGCACATGAGCTTCTCGGGATCTGCACGCAGATGCTGCAGACCTGCTAGCATGCCGAAGCAGTCGTCGGGGTCCGCTGCTTCCGTGGGACGAAACAGGGCGTCCGACAGGGGCGTATCCCCGACCAGATGGGGGCGGCACGTGGCGGCAAATTCTGTACAGGAGCAAAACCAATGGTCGAGGTCCACGCAGACGGGGCGGTCGTCCGGGCCGCGCGGGCGCACGATGGGGCGGTACAGCGGTGTTCCATTGTATAGGCTTTCGAGCAGCTCGTCTGCCTCCTTGGGTGTGGGCATCCACACATAGATAAACATGTCCGCCGATTCGAGCAGTGAGAATGCGCGGACAAAGAGATCGCGAGGAAACAGCTGGTAGAGGAACGATACTACGACCTCATTGAGCACGTTGTCTTCTGTAACGAGGTTCCGCAGCAGCTTGGAGTAATTGAAGTTGGTCTCTGCCATTGGTGACCTACCTGGGCGTGCGGTGCACTGCGCATTGCATGCAGCATGAGGGCGCCGACGTTATATATGGGGCATGTGACCTAAGTACCACTACAAAAGATAGCTAGAAAGGCAGGCCCAGGGCAGTGGCGTGCTCTTGGCATACCGCTCCAAACCTGCGCATGCCTTCTTCGATCTCCGCTGGTTCTAAAAAGCTGACTGAGAGGCGCACGGAGCGGCGGCCCCACCCGAGCTCATCGTCGCTGACCTCAAAGTGTGACCCATTGGCTAATACAACACCGTAGTCATGCTGCAGCGTGCGGCAGATCGCTTCTGAGTTGTAGCCCTCGGGCAGCGTGCACCAGGAGAAATAGCCGCCGTTTTGTGCTTTGTAATCGGTTGCAGCGGGCAGATATTCACGCACAGCTCGGTGCAAAACCTCTGCGCGGTCTTGGTAAACACTGCGTAGCAACTGGAGCAGATGTGCCAGTTCGCCTGTGGAGATGAGGGTGCCAATTATCATGCTGTTGAGCTGGGCGGGCGAGCCGCCGGACACGTTGGCGCCCCCATTGGCCAGCTGTCCGACCAGGCGAGAGGTCACGGATTCCTGGTAACCACAGCGCAGACCCGGCGCAACAATCTTCGAGAAACTGGCGTTTGCCACGGTATGGCCCCAGCTATCCTGTTCTTCGTTCAGGGTGGCGCGGTCCACGTGCACAAGGCTAGGCAATGCGCGAGGCAATTGATCGGACGGTTGGTCGTAAGCGAGCAAATCGTAGATGTCATCTGAGATGAGCAGCATATCATAGCGGCGCGCCAGCTCGACTAAGCGCGTGCGTGTCTCTAGGGAGTATGTGGACCCGCTAGGATTCGAATATGTCGGTATCAGATACATGACGTATCGGTAGGTGCGTTTAGGCGGTGTGCGCCGCGGTTCCGTGAGTGCCTCAGTGGATGGATGCTCTGCGTCAAACTCCGAAAGCTTCTCTGCAAGATACTCAAGGTCAAGCTGGCCATCCTGGGTTTCCCGGACAGCGGTCATGCGGCCGCCAAAGCCAGCGTCGAGGAATATCTGGTTGATAAGAAAGTACGTGGGCGAGACAAGGAACGCTCGCCGGGTATAGCCGGCGTGAGCCAGCGTCGTCTGCATCAGGATGTTCATAATTCCATAGGAAGCACCGCCAGTGAGATTAACATGTTCGGCACGAGTGGCCTTCTCGGGGCGGTAGCAGTCGTTGATCAGCGTAGCAATGGCCGAGCGGACCCATAGCGAGCCCTGCTCGGAGCCATACGTGAGTGGGTGGCAATCCTCTGGATTCTGGTCATACCCGCGATGTTCAGGCTCCAACAACTCCTTGGTACTTTTGATGATGCTCTCTCGGGGAAGTAGGCGCACAGAAGGATGGCCCTTGAAGAAGTTGATCTGCGATCCATCTCCCATTTT carries:
- the UBP3 gene encoding mRNA-binding ubiquitin-specific protease UBP3 (Syntenic homolog of Saccharomyces cerevisiae YER151C (UBP3)) → MPDPKENQGSYSMYPASPVPPATQMPPAAAANSYLYSNAYHSQYNYGYPVGIEIYPSQTMQYMGYHQPAMTYGGYGGPGQGAVPVKKKFYGNGTNYKKEQAGGGAGGGAGGAEGRPVQVTIKNLFKFELGNSNCVRVDGLKIEYPMYVNTTPEEFAQAKLKRHMLRLEALRELDGRKAPVAREEKDKRAASEQKQRDAPAPGGAHGATNAVENEKVEKRDTRKEEPHARKEAEVPQATPREPKEADVDTTSQKVFTSPRREDQKPSVASQKKRDDVPAPANTPLKSEEKKGEPSGRTMKSWSQVASNAASKKPIPANVSLAAKKEKRYIPSSIKGSEPLGTVALRMCLDKDYINYVSSTMPESAKAIKLGIPRGIMNKGNICFMSSVLQVLLFCEPFIEMLNVVHARTGVKSWTLLPPLLGSCLEFYKEFEKLHADKDKNDKQSNGNGKSAKANRSSQPDAIDPEHFYKCISKLPMFKDLQWGHQEDAEEFLTHFLDQLHEEFVSSINSLSCSDMIHLLQSLSDDDLKAEFVRSLSKYKRAEFIKNMSSELKALIDKYGSALEYDTSEGSENSSEWHEVSKKGKKTRNTVKRTTELEPSPIMSIFGGEYRSVLDIPQNKESHSITLDPFYTLHLHISDPEVNDLESAFKKFSDFEYLSYKADSGNDVEAKKQAFLDRLPRVLLIQLKRFEFVNNSSERRELINYNAYNGRIEKIRKWIRYDQELTIPKEALSSVNAKFYLSGKDTTYRLTGVVYHHGLSPSGGHYTADVLHQTQDKWYRIDDNNVTEIRQEDVFKRGDEASDSKTAYILIYQR
- the SHU2 gene encoding Shu2p (Syntenic homolog of Saccharomyces cerevisiae YDR078C (SHU2)) — protein: MAETNFNYSKLLRNLVTEDNVLNEVVVSFLYQLFPRDLFVRAFSLLESADMFIYVWMPTPKEADELLESLYNGTPLYRPIVRPRGPDDRPVCVDLDHWFCSCTEFAATCRPHLVGDTPLSDALFRPTEAADPDDCFGMLAGLQHLRADPEKLMCEHLFAFAILLQTDLRVLRHFSTGPGAQVFVLGITSIDEWLKLHLNVV
- a CDS encoding 2-aminoadipate transaminase (Syntenic homolog of Saccharomyces cerevisiae YER152C) gives rise to the protein MGDGSQINFFKGHPSVRLLPRESIIKSTKELLEPEHRGYDQNPEDCHPLTYGSEQGSLWVRSAIATLINDCYRPEKATRAEHVNLTGGASYGIMNILMQTTLAHAGYTRRAFLVSPTYFLINQIFLDAGFGGRMTAVRETQDGQLDLEYLAEKLSEFDAEHPSTEALTEPRRTPPKRTYRYVMYLIPTYSNPSGSTYSLETRTRLVELARRYDMLLISDDIYDLLAYDQPSDQLPRALPSLVHVDRATLNEEQDSWGHTVANASFSKIVAPGLRCGYQESVTSRLVGQLANGGANVSGGSPAQLNSMIIGTLISTGELAHLLQLLRSVYQDRAEVLHRAVREYLPAATDYKAQNGGYFSWCTLPEGYNSEAICRTLQHDYGVVLANGSHFEVSDDELGWGRRSVRLSVSFLEPAEIEEGMRRFGAVCQEHATALGLPF